The Thermobispora bispora DSM 43833 genome window below encodes:
- a CDS encoding acetyl/propionyl/methylcrotonyl-CoA carboxylase subunit alpha has protein sequence MQKVLIANRGEIAVRIARACKDNGLTSVAVYADQDLDALHVRVADEAYALGGQTPAETYLNIGKLLAVARESGADAVHPGYGFLAENADFAQAVLDAGLIWIGPPPAAINALGDKVKARHIAQRVGAPLVAGTPDPVSGVEEVLAFAERHGLPIAIKAAYGGGGRGLKVARTMEEIPDLYESAVREAVTAFGRGECFVERYLYRPRHVETQCLADRYGNVVVVSTRDCSIQRRHQKLIEEAPAPFLTEEQRELLYSSSKAILREAGYVGAGTCEFLVGQDGTISFLEVNTRLQVEHPVTEEVAGIDLVREMFRIADGEPIGYDDPVLRGHSIEFRINAEDPGRGFLPAPGTIKTMRLPGGPGVRVDSGYEAGQSVPQAFDSLIAKLIVTGATREQALQRARRALAEFEITGMPTVLPFHRAVVNDPAFTSEPFSVHTRWIETEFVNEIPPFDGEIETAEAPERERITVEVGGKRVEVVLPAGLGKAGGGPKKAPRRVAQNSAKRAAGGSGNALVSPMQGTIVKVVAAEGDRVSAGDTVVVLEAMKMEQPITAHKDGTITGLSVSVGQSIASGAVICEIKDE, from the coding sequence GTGCAGAAGGTCCTGATCGCCAACCGTGGCGAGATCGCGGTACGGATCGCCCGCGCTTGCAAGGACAATGGGCTGACGAGCGTGGCGGTGTACGCCGACCAGGATCTGGACGCGCTCCACGTCCGGGTGGCCGACGAGGCGTACGCACTCGGCGGGCAGACCCCCGCGGAGACCTACCTCAACATCGGCAAGCTCCTCGCCGTGGCCCGGGAGTCGGGAGCGGACGCCGTGCACCCCGGTTATGGGTTCCTCGCCGAGAACGCCGACTTCGCCCAGGCGGTCCTGGACGCCGGGCTCATCTGGATCGGGCCGCCGCCCGCCGCGATCAACGCGCTCGGTGACAAGGTCAAGGCCCGGCACATCGCCCAGCGGGTGGGCGCACCGCTCGTCGCCGGCACCCCCGACCCGGTCAGCGGGGTCGAGGAGGTGCTCGCCTTCGCCGAGCGGCACGGCCTGCCCATCGCCATCAAGGCGGCGTACGGCGGTGGCGGCCGCGGGCTCAAGGTGGCCCGCACCATGGAGGAGATCCCTGACCTGTACGAGTCGGCCGTCCGCGAGGCCGTGACCGCCTTCGGCCGTGGGGAGTGCTTCGTCGAGCGCTACCTCTACCGCCCGCGCCACGTCGAGACCCAGTGCCTCGCCGACCGGTACGGCAACGTCGTGGTGGTGAGCACCCGGGACTGCTCGATCCAGCGCCGCCACCAGAAGCTCATCGAGGAGGCGCCCGCGCCGTTCCTCACCGAGGAGCAGCGCGAGCTGCTCTACTCCTCCTCCAAGGCGATCCTCCGCGAGGCCGGCTACGTCGGCGCGGGCACCTGCGAGTTCCTCGTCGGCCAGGACGGCACCATCTCCTTCCTCGAGGTCAACACGCGGCTCCAGGTCGAGCACCCGGTGACCGAGGAGGTGGCCGGCATCGACCTGGTGCGGGAGATGTTCCGCATCGCCGACGGCGAGCCGATCGGGTACGACGACCCGGTGCTGCGCGGGCACTCCATCGAGTTCCGGATCAACGCGGAGGACCCCGGCCGCGGCTTCCTGCCCGCCCCCGGGACGATCAAGACCATGCGCCTGCCGGGAGGCCCGGGCGTCCGGGTGGACTCCGGCTACGAGGCCGGCCAGAGCGTGCCGCAGGCGTTCGACTCGCTCATCGCCAAGCTGATCGTGACCGGCGCGACCCGCGAGCAGGCCCTGCAGCGGGCGCGGCGGGCGCTCGCCGAGTTCGAGATCACCGGCATGCCGACCGTGCTGCCGTTCCACCGGGCCGTGGTGAACGACCCGGCCTTCACCTCCGAGCCGTTCTCCGTGCACACGCGCTGGATCGAGACCGAGTTCGTCAACGAGATCCCGCCGTTCGACGGGGAGATCGAGACCGCCGAGGCCCCGGAGCGCGAGCGGATCACGGTCGAGGTCGGCGGCAAGCGGGTGGAGGTCGTGCTGCCCGCCGGGCTCGGCAAGGCCGGCGGCGGGCCGAAGAAGGCGCCGCGGCGGGTCGCGCAGAACAGCGCCAAGCGGGCGGCCGGGGGCAGCGGCAACGCCCTGGTCAGCCCGATGCAGGGCACGATCGTCAAGGTCGTCGCCGCGGAGGGGGACCGGGTCTCCGCCGGGGACACGGTCGTGGTGCTCGAGGCGATGAAGATGGAGCAGCCGATCACCGCCCACAAGGACGGCACGATCACCGGCCTGTCCGTCTCGGTCGGCCAGTCCATCGCCTCCGGCGCGGTGATCTGCGAGATCAAGGACGAGTGA
- a CDS encoding WXG100 family type VII secretion target, protein MTSNLLGGDLAEMQNMAAQFSRQADQVRATMTALDREAAKVGTAWTGPGAQRFREAWESYRSAFHRMADELHEAARVINSYRGNIEAATR, encoded by the coding sequence ATGACCAGCAACCTGCTCGGCGGTGACCTGGCGGAGATGCAGAACATGGCGGCCCAGTTCAGCCGGCAGGCCGATCAGGTCCGCGCCACGATGACCGCCCTCGACCGCGAGGCGGCCAAGGTCGGCACCGCGTGGACCGGTCCCGGCGCGCAGCGCTTCCGCGAGGCCTGGGAGAGCTACCGGTCGGCGTTCCACCGCATGGCCGACGAGCTGCACGAGGCGGCCCGGGTCATCAACTCCTACCGGGGCAACATCGAGGCCGCCACCCGGTAG